One Bacteroidota bacterium genomic window carries:
- the elbB gene encoding isoprenoid biosynthesis glyoxalase ElbB produces the protein MKIGVLLSGNGVYDGSEIHEAVLSLLAIDEAGAEWICLAPNYNQHHVINHTTGQEMPETRNILIEAARIARGNIKDIEGFDINEIDGLVMPGGFGAAKNFTQWAFKGAEGPINPLIKDFLARVMQAGKPIAALCVSPVVLAKALEGSGTHPKLTLGTDKDPSPYDIKADSEGLAAMGAQPQMKTINEILVDEENKLISAPCYMMEVSIKQVRANAKMAIDKLIEMTGTK, from the coding sequence ATGAAAATTGGTGTTCTTCTTTCAGGAAACGGCGTTTACGACGGTTCAGAAATACACGAGGCAGTATTAAGTCTTTTAGCAATAGATGAAGCCGGAGCAGAATGGATATGTCTTGCTCCCAACTACAACCAGCACCATGTAATAAACCACACTACAGGGCAGGAAATGCCTGAAACACGCAATATTTTAATTGAAGCCGCACGCATAGCTCGCGGAAATATAAAAGATATTGAAGGGTTTGACATCAATGAAATCGATGGTTTGGTGATGCCCGGCGGCTTTGGTGCTGCAAAAAACTTTACCCAATGGGCATTTAAAGGCGCCGAAGGCCCTATTAACCCATTAATTAAGGATTTTTTAGCACGTGTGATGCAAGCAGGCAAGCCCATTGCAGCCTTATGCGTATCGCCCGTTGTATTGGCAAAAGCTCTTGAGGGTAGCGGTACTCATCCCAAACTTACATTGGGTACTGATAAAGACCCGTCTCCTTACGACATCAAAGCTGACAGCGAAGGATTAGCGGCCATGGGTGCTCAACCACAAATGAAAACTATCAATGAAATTTTGGTAGATGAGGAAAATAAACTTATTTCGGCACCGTGCTATATGATGGAGGTGAGCATAAAACAAGTGCGCGCCAACGCTAAAATGGCTATTGACAAACTGATAGAAATGACCGGCACCAAATAA
- a CDS encoding DNA adenine methylase yields the protein MSTFYSPLRYPGGKAKLSTFLAEIIRSNELQGGTYVEAYAGGSGAALKLLFSNIVDKIVLNDLDEFVSSFWLSACKNTDELISLIHDTKITIDTYNRLKYNLSIPKELSTIEKGFTCFFLNRCNRSGILTAGPIGGKNQTGNWKLDARFNKSDLIERIKLIGLNKNKIEVYNLDSISFLENYFAHLPLENSKILIYLDPPYYKKGNDLYRLAYSDEHHKNLAKFIKNQNNYKWVLSYDDSQFIKNLYDDQRLEFLAMNYFASKVKIGEEVIFCSRNCVMPEKFINNSKYIFTPIKQKEFLKAFCSI from the coding sequence ATGAGCACCTTTTATAGCCCATTACGATACCCGGGAGGAAAAGCAAAGTTATCGACCTTTCTAGCGGAAATCATAAGATCAAATGAATTACAAGGTGGGACCTATGTTGAGGCATATGCAGGGGGTTCAGGCGCGGCACTTAAATTACTTTTTAGTAACATCGTTGATAAAATTGTTTTAAACGATCTTGATGAATTTGTCAGTTCATTTTGGCTGTCTGCTTGTAAGAATACTGATGAATTAATCTCTTTAATTCATGATACTAAAATCACAATTGACACTTATAATAGATTAAAATATAATCTCAGCATTCCAAAGGAACTTTCAACAATTGAAAAAGGGTTCACTTGCTTTTTTTTGAATAGGTGCAATCGATCAGGGATTCTAACAGCTGGCCCAATAGGTGGAAAAAATCAAACAGGAAATTGGAAATTGGATGCCCGATTCAATAAAAGTGATCTTATTGAGCGAATAAAGCTGATTGGACTTAACAAAAATAAAATTGAAGTATACAACTTAGATTCCATTTCATTTCTTGAAAATTATTTTGCTCACCTACCCTTAGAAAATAGTAAAATTTTAATTTACTTAGATCCTCCTTATTATAAAAAAGGTAATGACTTATATCGTTTAGCATATTCCGACGAGCATCATAAAAACTTGGCGAAGTTCATTAAAAATCAAAATAATTATAAATGGGTTTTGTCATATGATGATAGCCAATTTATCAAAAATTTATACGATGACCAAAGGCTGGAATTTTTAGCAATGAATTACTTCGCTTCTAAAGTCAAAATTGGAGAAGAAGTTATTTTTTGTAGTAGAAACTGTGTGATGCCAGAAAAATTCATCAATAATTCAAAATATATATTTACGCCAATCAAGCAAAAAGAGTTCTTGAAAGCTTTTTGCTCAATATAA
- the uvrA gene encoding excinuclease ABC subunit UvrA, translated as MSTANPIVEEGVLEVIGAREHNLKNIDVTIPRNQLVVVTGLSGSGKSSLAFDTIYAEGQRRYMESFSAYARQFIGDMERPDVDKINGLSPVISIEQKTVSRNPRSTVGTITEIYDFLRLLYARVAEAYSYETGEKMVRFSEDQIKDRILEQFRGQKILLLAPIVKGRKGHYRELFEQLRKQGYTKVRVDGEIMEIAAKMQLDRYKIHDIEVVIDRLEPDDKSAFRISQSLQAGMKAGKGLVLVFDVENEKYYHFSKYLMDPASGISYDEPQPNSFSFNSPYGYCPTCEGLGSITEVDINFIIPDPTVSINRGGIAPLGELKENWTFQQLRAVAKKYKFSLADSINKIPQEALNIILHGSDEKFDVPYEFSSGAKQTYQSTFEGIIPMLSRHYQEKSYDALYRWAEEFMTESTCPACNGARLRKESLHFILDGKNISELAMLNIGGLKEWFNGIETRLTDRQNIIATEILKEIRSRIDFLLDVGLDYLTLNSPSKILSGGEAQRIRLATQIGSQLTGVLYILDEPSIGLHQRDNVKLINSLKNLRDIGNSVIVVEHDKDMIINADYVLDVGPGAGIHGGKIVAQGTYEEFKKQNSVTAQYISGERSIEVPKTRSKGNGNKLVLKGATGNNLKGIDVDFPLGTFICVTGVSGGGKSSLITETLYPILKQHFYGSHQKPLPYKSIKGLEHLDKVIEIDQSPIGRTPRSNPATYVGVFQDIRNLFTQLPEAKIRGYKPGRFSFNVKGGRCETCKGGGMRLIEMNFLPDVYVQCEECNGRRYNRETLEVRYRGKSISDVLDMSIEQACEFFEGVPFILRKIQTMKDVGLGYVTLGQSSTTLSGGEAQRVKLATELSKKDTGNTFYILDEPTTGLHFEDVRILLDVLNKLVERGNTVLVIEHNLDVIKVADHIIDLGPEGGHRGGQIVATGTPEQIVKVKESFTGLFLKEEL; from the coding sequence ATGAGCACCGCAAACCCCATTGTAGAAGAAGGTGTGCTGGAGGTGATAGGCGCCCGCGAGCACAACCTTAAGAATATAGACGTTACCATACCCCGCAACCAGTTGGTGGTGGTTACCGGCCTTAGTGGCAGCGGCAAATCGTCGCTGGCCTTTGATACCATTTATGCCGAAGGACAACGCCGCTACATGGAGAGTTTTAGCGCGTATGCCCGCCAGTTCATCGGCGATATGGAACGCCCCGACGTGGACAAGATTAACGGCCTTAGCCCCGTTATCTCCATTGAGCAAAAAACCGTAAGCCGCAACCCGCGCAGTACGGTGGGTACTATTACCGAAATTTACGACTTTTTGCGCCTGTTGTATGCCCGCGTAGCCGAAGCCTATAGCTACGAAACGGGAGAGAAAATGGTGCGCTTTAGCGAAGACCAAATAAAAGACCGCATACTGGAGCAGTTTCGCGGACAAAAAATACTGTTGCTGGCTCCCATAGTAAAGGGAAGAAAAGGGCATTACCGCGAGTTGTTTGAGCAACTGCGCAAGCAAGGTTATACCAAGGTGCGTGTTGACGGCGAGATTATGGAGATTGCCGCCAAAATGCAGCTTGACCGCTACAAAATACACGACATTGAGGTGGTGATAGACCGCCTTGAACCCGACGATAAATCGGCGTTCCGCATCTCGCAAAGTTTACAAGCGGGCATGAAGGCCGGCAAAGGGTTGGTGCTGGTGTTTGACGTGGAGAACGAAAAATACTACCACTTTAGCAAATACCTGATGGATCCTGCATCGGGCATCTCGTACGACGAGCCGCAACCCAACAGTTTCTCGTTCAACAGCCCCTACGGATACTGCCCCACCTGCGAGGGCTTAGGCTCCATCACCGAAGTAGATATTAACTTCATCATCCCCGACCCTACCGTCAGCATCAACCGCGGCGGCATAGCCCCCTTGGGCGAATTGAAGGAGAACTGGACGTTTCAACAACTGCGTGCAGTAGCCAAAAAATACAAATTCAGCCTTGCCGATTCCATCAACAAAATACCGCAAGAAGCCCTGAATATAATCCTGCACGGTAGCGACGAAAAGTTTGATGTGCCTTACGAGTTTAGCAGTGGAGCAAAACAAACGTACCAAAGCACGTTTGAAGGCATTATCCCCATGCTTAGCCGTCATTATCAAGAAAAATCGTACGATGCGCTGTACCGCTGGGCTGAGGAGTTTATGACCGAAAGCACCTGCCCTGCCTGCAACGGAGCAAGGCTGCGTAAAGAATCATTACACTTTATTCTCGACGGGAAAAACATTTCAGAGCTGGCCATGCTAAACATCGGCGGACTGAAAGAATGGTTTAACGGGATTGAAACCCGCCTTACCGACCGCCAAAACATTATTGCTACCGAAATTTTAAAGGAAATACGCAGCCGCATCGACTTTTTGCTGGACGTGGGTTTGGATTACCTCACCCTAAACAGTCCCAGCAAAATACTCAGCGGTGGCGAAGCCCAACGCATCCGCTTGGCCACGCAGATAGGCTCGCAATTAACCGGCGTATTATACATTTTAGATGAACCGAGTATCGGTTTGCACCAACGCGACAACGTAAAGCTCATCAACTCGCTGAAAAACCTGCGCGATATTGGCAACAGCGTGATTGTAGTGGAGCATGATAAAGACATGATTATCAACGCTGATTACGTGTTAGACGTAGGTCCCGGTGCGGGCATACACGGCGGCAAAATTGTGGCACAAGGCACTTACGAAGAGTTTAAAAAGCAAAACAGCGTTACCGCCCAATACATCAGCGGTGAGCGGTCGATTGAAGTCCCTAAAACCCGCAGCAAAGGCAACGGTAATAAACTGGTGCTTAAAGGTGCTACAGGCAACAACCTGAAAGGTATTGACGTTGATTTCCCCCTCGGTACATTTATTTGCGTAACGGGCGTTTCGGGCGGCGGAAAATCCAGCCTGATTACCGAAACCCTTTACCCCATATTAAAACAACATTTTTACGGCTCGCACCAAAAACCATTGCCCTACAAAAGCATTAAAGGCTTGGAGCATTTGGATAAGGTGATTGAGATAGACCAAAGCCCCATCGGGCGTACCCCGCGTAGCAACCCTGCAACGTACGTAGGCGTTTTTCAAGACATACGCAACCTGTTTACCCAACTGCCCGAAGCCAAAATACGCGGCTATAAACCCGGTCGGTTCAGCTTTAACGTAAAAGGCGGCAGGTGCGAAACCTGCAAAGGCGGCGGTATGCGTTTGATTGAAATGAACTTCCTTCCCGATGTGTACGTGCAGTGCGAAGAATGCAACGGCCGACGCTACAACCGCGAGACATTGGAAGTGCGCTACCGTGGTAAATCCATCAGCGATGTGCTGGACATGAGCATTGAGCAAGCCTGCGAGTTTTTTGAAGGTGTTCCCTTCATTCTTCGTAAAATACAAACCATGAAGGATGTGGGCTTGGGCTACGTTACCCTTGGACAAAGCAGCACCACCCTTAGCGGCGGTGAAGCGCAGCGCGTGAAACTGGCTACCGAACTTAGCAAAAAAGACACGGGCAATACCTTCTACATTTTAGATGAACCGACTACAGGGCTCCATTTTGAAGACGTGCGCATCTTGCTTGATGTGCTAAACAAATTAGTAGAGCGCGGCAATACCGTGTTGGTGATTGAACACAATTTGGATGTAATAAAGGTTGCCGACCACATTATTGACCTTGGCCCCGAAGGCGGGCACCGTGGCGGACAAATTGTAGCCACCGGAACTCCCGAACAAATAGTAAAAGTAAAAGAAAGCTTTACAGGCTTATTTTTGAAGGAGGAGCTTTAG